Proteins encoded in a region of the Halosimplex halophilum genome:
- a CDS encoding oxidoreductase, translating into MPTLDDPVTVGGVSVPNRLYRAPLLECAGNGPDAVDTLLDELEPTAASGVGLIFQGASIVTAESGCAAPNMTRFHDPAFVERCSRLTDAVHDRGGRIFVQLGHGGLRSLAVWHADHRARNPDHEELAVSRPPAQLRALDALGLVDFQPRVMTTAEVYELAEQFGRAAGYAADAGYDGIHLSGANMGIVQQFLSPFYNRRDDEFGTGADEPPGSGGVRFLEAVRDAVRERAGDLPLVTKVPAETAAPRFVRRRLSREDAIDLCERVVDIGYDAVVPVEVSTFWDMSVVRGAYPDRAWEHADLQSGYAAAFGSPLKAKAVAALNRLQSRRFPEEPGWNADLCRRVRRRVDVPVLCEGGIRERETCEALLGGGPDGEPACDLVGMGRPFYAEPRLGARLLRSGTDRDGGAAPRALCESCNNCTVPQVTGAPGFCRTPSVVRERARLEGEGVYERQENGAHEGGE; encoded by the coding sequence ATGCCGACGCTCGACGACCCCGTCACGGTCGGCGGGGTCTCGGTTCCGAACCGGCTCTACCGCGCGCCGCTGCTGGAGTGCGCCGGCAACGGCCCCGACGCCGTCGACACCCTCCTCGACGAACTCGAACCCACGGCCGCGTCGGGCGTGGGGCTGATCTTCCAGGGGGCCAGTATCGTCACCGCCGAGAGCGGCTGCGCCGCGCCGAACATGACCCGCTTCCACGACCCCGCGTTCGTCGAGCGCTGCTCGCGACTCACCGACGCCGTCCACGACCGCGGCGGCCGCATCTTCGTCCAGCTCGGCCACGGCGGCCTGCGGAGCCTCGCCGTCTGGCACGCCGACCACCGCGCCCGGAACCCCGACCACGAGGAGCTTGCCGTCTCGCGGCCGCCCGCACAGCTGCGCGCGCTCGACGCGCTCGGGCTCGTCGACTTCCAGCCCCGGGTTATGACGACCGCCGAGGTCTACGAACTGGCCGAGCAGTTCGGGCGGGCAGCGGGCTACGCGGCCGACGCGGGCTACGACGGGATCCACCTCTCCGGGGCGAACATGGGGATCGTTCAGCAATTCCTCTCGCCGTTCTACAACCGCCGAGATGACGAGTTCGGGACGGGCGCGGACGAACCGCCGGGCAGCGGCGGCGTACGCTTCCTCGAAGCGGTCCGCGACGCCGTCCGCGAGCGCGCGGGCGACCTGCCGCTGGTGACGAAGGTGCCAGCCGAGACCGCCGCGCCGCGGTTCGTCCGCCGCCGTCTCTCCCGCGAGGACGCGATCGATCTCTGCGAGCGCGTCGTCGATATCGGGTACGACGCCGTGGTCCCGGTGGAGGTCTCGACGTTCTGGGACATGAGCGTCGTGCGGGGCGCCTATCCCGACCGAGCGTGGGAGCACGCGGACCTGCAGTCGGGCTACGCAGCCGCTTTCGGGAGCCCGCTGAAGGCGAAGGCCGTAGCCGCGCTGAACCGGCTACAGAGCCGCCGGTTCCCCGAGGAGCCGGGCTGGAACGCCGACCTCTGCCGGCGGGTACGCCGCCGGGTCGACGTGCCGGTGCTGTGCGAGGGCGGGATCCGCGAGCGGGAGACCTGCGAGGCGCTACTCGGCGGCGGTCCGGACGGGGAACCGGCCTGCGACCTGGTGGGGATGGGGCGGCCGTTCTACGCCGAGCCGCGGCTGGGAGCGCGGCTGTTGAGGAGCGGGACGGACCGCGACGGCGGGGCCGCCCCCCGGGCGCTCTGCGAGAGCTGCAACAACTGCACCGTCCCGCAGGTGACGGGCGCGCCCGGGTTCTGTCGGACGCCCTCGGTGGTCCGGGAGCGCGCTCGACTCGAAGGGGAGGGCGTCTACGAGCGACAGGAGAACGGCGCTCACGAGGGCGGAGAGTGA
- a CDS encoding MaoC family dehydratase codes for MFNSVVAANRAAFAAFGVTPSDDEEGVEAVDRIEADEDLPEWHVELTEHDRGRLGVGDRVEFTKTISDRDVQSFAAASGDTNPLHLDDEFASKTRFRGRIAHGTLVGGLISAALARLPGLTIYLSQDLEFHNPVRLGDRLTAVCEIVEDLGDDQYRLTTRVVDDGETIIDGEAVVLVDELPDDE; via the coding sequence ATGTTCAACAGCGTCGTTGCGGCCAATCGGGCGGCGTTCGCGGCCTTCGGCGTCACGCCGTCGGACGACGAGGAGGGCGTCGAGGCCGTCGACCGCATCGAGGCCGACGAGGACCTGCCCGAGTGGCACGTCGAGCTGACGGAACACGACCGCGGCCGGCTGGGCGTCGGCGACCGCGTCGAGTTCACCAAGACCATCTCCGACCGGGACGTGCAGTCGTTCGCCGCCGCCAGCGGCGACACCAACCCGCTGCACCTCGACGACGAGTTCGCGAGCAAGACGCGCTTCCGGGGCCGCATCGCCCACGGGACGCTCGTCGGCGGCCTCATCTCCGCCGCGCTCGCGCGCCTGCCCGGGCTCACCATCTACCTCTCCCAGGATCTCGAGTTCCACAACCCCGTCCGCCTGGGCGACCGCCTGACCGCGGTCTGCGAGATCGTCGAGGACCTCGGCGACGACCAGTACCGCCTGACCACCCGCGTCGTCGACGACGGCGAGACCATCATCGACGGCGAGGCCGTCGTCCTCGTCGATGAACTGCCCGACGACGAGTAA
- a CDS encoding AbrB/MazE/SpoVT family DNA-binding domain-containing protein encodes MTEENDGPTWPPMFSGMQEMSEQAIESQQEFMEQMLQAGAGGLDMNQLGAMSQTATFKTRVQSGGRISIPDAEREALDIEEGDIVQTVVIPVKRNRE; translated from the coding sequence ATGACCGAGGAGAACGACGGGCCGACGTGGCCGCCGATGTTCAGCGGGATGCAGGAGATGAGCGAGCAGGCGATCGAGAGCCAGCAGGAGTTCATGGAGCAGATGCTGCAGGCCGGTGCGGGCGGGCTGGACATGAACCAGCTCGGTGCGATGAGTCAGACGGCGACGTTCAAGACGCGCGTCCAGTCGGGCGGCCGGATATCTATCCCCGACGCCGAGCGCGAGGCGCTGGACATCGAAGAGGGCGACATCGTCCAGACCGTCGTCATCCCGGTCAAGCGGAACAGAGAGTGA
- a CDS encoding poly(R)-hydroxyalkanoic acid synthase subunit PhaE — translation MSNTNEMQEQWTEMVEEMNDAVADSLEQNMKAQAAFVESWAEAVEDSVPEEDAMAEGIQGYNRAYEVWMDAAEQMFERTTDAAQGEDVDPSEFRDIWLQSANEAFKEVMSTSAFAAANGQLVERMMEMRREADDVSQETISQLGFPTRDDMDEVGERLVELERRQHEVEQKLDRILEHLEE, via the coding sequence ATGAGCAACACCAACGAGATGCAGGAGCAGTGGACGGAGATGGTCGAGGAGATGAACGACGCGGTCGCCGACTCCCTCGAACAGAACATGAAGGCCCAGGCCGCCTTCGTCGAGTCGTGGGCCGAGGCCGTCGAGGACTCGGTGCCCGAGGAGGACGCCATGGCCGAGGGCATCCAGGGGTACAACCGCGCCTACGAGGTGTGGATGGACGCCGCCGAGCAGATGTTCGAGCGGACCACCGACGCCGCCCAGGGTGAGGACGTGGATCCGTCGGAGTTCCGCGACATCTGGCTGCAGTCGGCCAACGAGGCGTTCAAGGAGGTCATGTCCACGAGCGCGTTCGCCGCCGCCAACGGCCAGCTCGTCGAGCGCATGATGGAGATGCGCCGCGAGGCCGACGACGTGAGCCAGGAGACCATCTCCCAGCTCGGCTTCCCGACCCGCGACGACATGGACGAGGTCGGCGAACGCCTCGTCGAACTGGAGCGGCGCCAGCACGAGGTCGAACAGAAGCTCGACCGCATCCTCGAGCACCTGGAGGAGTAA
- the phaC gene encoding class III poly(R)-hydroxyalkanoic acid synthase subunit PhaC: MASERGDPFNPISLALDAQRTAVETMTQATEQNSELPEALATVESVDVGGTPSEVVYEENKLELLHYQPEAAGIEPEETHDVPILIVYALINKPYILDLQEERSVVRRLLEAGHDVYLIDWNEPSRMDQHLTLDDYVNRYIENCVDVVRERSGQEKINVLGYCMGGTMSAMYAALHPEKVNALGLMAAGLCFDGTGGVLEQWGSDEYYDPEDVTETFGNVPAEFLDVGFALMDPVDNYVSKYIRFYENLDNEDFVENFGRMERWLSEGIDVAGEAYDQFLTDLYQENKLYHNEMELGGEHVDIEEIDMPVLQIMGEYDHLIPADASKPFNEVVGSDDVTTIEYSTGHIGLSVSSSSHEEVWPEVCEWYADRSEAAEEAVDAAADAAEPDDVTAAEEAAEAEAAEEGPAAEEEAVAETTAEDEPDSPDVDTVDGVGPTYADRLRDAGIATVADLAASDVEEVAEVTGAPVSRVEDWFEQVE, encoded by the coding sequence ATGGCCAGCGAACGCGGAGACCCCTTCAACCCGATCTCGCTCGCGCTGGACGCCCAGCGCACCGCCGTAGAGACGATGACCCAGGCGACCGAGCAGAACAGCGAACTCCCCGAGGCGCTCGCGACCGTCGAGAGCGTCGACGTGGGGGGGACCCCCAGCGAGGTCGTCTACGAGGAGAACAAGCTGGAACTGCTGCACTACCAGCCCGAGGCGGCCGGCATCGAGCCCGAGGAGACCCACGACGTGCCGATCCTCATCGTCTACGCGCTGATCAACAAGCCGTACATCCTCGACCTCCAGGAGGAGCGCTCGGTGGTCCGGCGCCTCCTGGAAGCCGGCCACGACGTGTACCTCATCGACTGGAACGAGCCCTCGCGGATGGACCAGCACCTCACGCTGGACGACTACGTCAACCGCTACATCGAGAACTGCGTCGACGTGGTGCGCGAACGGTCCGGGCAGGAGAAGATCAACGTCCTCGGCTACTGCATGGGCGGCACGATGTCGGCCATGTACGCGGCGCTGCACCCCGAGAAGGTCAACGCGCTGGGCCTGATGGCCGCGGGGCTGTGTTTCGACGGGACCGGCGGCGTCCTCGAACAGTGGGGCTCCGACGAGTACTACGACCCCGAGGACGTGACGGAGACGTTCGGCAACGTCCCGGCGGAGTTCCTCGACGTGGGCTTCGCGCTGATGGACCCCGTCGACAACTACGTCTCGAAGTACATCCGGTTCTACGAGAACCTCGACAACGAGGACTTCGTCGAGAACTTCGGCCGCATGGAGCGGTGGCTCTCCGAGGGCATCGACGTGGCCGGCGAGGCCTACGACCAGTTCCTCACCGACCTCTACCAGGAGAACAAGCTCTACCACAACGAGATGGAACTGGGCGGCGAGCACGTCGACATCGAGGAGATCGACATGCCCGTCCTGCAGATCATGGGCGAGTACGACCACCTCATTCCGGCCGACGCTTCCAAGCCGTTCAACGAGGTCGTCGGCAGCGACGACGTGACCACCATCGAGTACTCGACGGGCCACATCGGCCTCTCGGTGTCCTCGTCGTCCCACGAAGAGGTCTGGCCCGAGGTCTGCGAGTGGTACGCCGACCGCTCGGAGGCTGCCGAGGAAGCGGTCGACGCCGCCGCCGACGCGGCCGAACCCGACGACGTGACCGCGGCCGAGGAGGCCGCCGAAGCGGAAGCCGCAGAAGAGGGGCCGGCCGCCGAGGAGGAGGCCGTCGCCGAGACGACCGCGGAGGACGAACCGGACAGTCCGGACGTGGACACCGTCGACGGCGTCGGCCCGACCTACGCCGACCGCCTGCGCGACGCCGGCATCGCCACCGTCGCCGACCTGGCGGCCAGCGATGTCGAGGAGGTCGCCGAGGTCACCGGCGCGCCCGTCTCCCGCGTCGAGGACTGGTTCGAGCAGGTCGAGTAG
- a CDS encoding type II toxin-antitoxin system HicB family antitoxin, whose protein sequence is MGVQSREPDEFDTVTLTESDGYIVARDEDSGVASQGDTKAEALANLAEALELHERPDPEDAELEEATAPWLTDE, encoded by the coding sequence ATGGGAGTCCAGTCCCGCGAGCCCGACGAGTTCGACACCGTCACGCTCACCGAGAGCGACGGATACATCGTCGCGCGTGACGAAGATTCCGGGGTTGCGAGCCAGGGCGACACCAAGGCAGAGGCGCTCGCCAACCTCGCCGAGGCGCTGGAACTCCACGAGCGACCGGATCCCGAGGACGCGGAACTGGAAGAAGCCACTGCACCGTGGCTGACCGACGAGTAG
- a CDS encoding type II toxin-antitoxin system HicA family toxin — protein MARPYSGRELINALRKWNFRRVDQTGSHVKLRYIDPNTGEKRTVTVPLHDEVATDTLRSIAEQAGAKDFQSFLDAIDDLV, from the coding sequence GTGGCACGGCCCTATTCCGGACGGGAACTGATCAACGCGCTTCGGAAGTGGAACTTCCGGCGCGTCGATCAGACCGGAAGTCACGTCAAACTCCGGTATATCGACCCGAATACGGGTGAGAAACGAACCGTGACGGTCCCGTTGCACGACGAAGTCGCGACCGACACGCTCCGCTCTATCGCGGAGCAGGCCGGCGCGAAGGATTTCCAGTCGTTTCTCGACGCGATCGACGACCTCGTCTGA
- a CDS encoding histidine kinase, with the protein MSTETPTHDRYGHAVDVVTGAVSGLAAGVFGSIVLTLAGSTGVVSRATPALVGIEPPAPVAGWLLFVLVSVGLGGVYAGVVDAVGVDPDRPSGGALAGAVYGLALWLVVAILGIPAALSAVGYAGAPPLPYLDPVALAGYVGFGAVVGWFHAALAPGVPAEPPADSVTP; encoded by the coding sequence ATGTCGACGGAGACACCGACCCACGACCGGTACGGACACGCCGTCGACGTGGTGACGGGTGCCGTGAGCGGACTGGCCGCAGGCGTGTTCGGGAGCATCGTGCTCACACTGGCCGGGTCGACGGGTGTCGTCTCGCGTGCGACGCCTGCACTGGTCGGCATCGAGCCGCCGGCGCCGGTCGCCGGCTGGCTGCTGTTCGTGCTGGTGAGCGTCGGCCTCGGCGGTGTCTACGCCGGCGTCGTCGACGCGGTCGGCGTCGACCCCGACCGGCCGAGCGGCGGTGCGCTCGCCGGCGCGGTCTACGGGCTCGCGCTGTGGCTGGTCGTCGCCATCCTCGGTATCCCGGCGGCGCTGTCGGCGGTCGGCTACGCCGGCGCGCCCCCGCTGCCGTACCTCGACCCGGTCGCGCTCGCCGGCTACGTCGGTTTCGGCGCCGTCGTCGGCTGGTTCCACGCCGCGCTCGCACCCGGCGTTCCGGCCGAACCGCCGGCCGACAGCGTGACCCCGTGA
- a CDS encoding TIGR00725 family protein, with the protein MRVSVIGGGRVSDEEAATAERVGRELADRGHEVVCGGLGGVMAAACRGASEAGGHTIGILPTERRADASDYVDTPIATGMGNARNVLVVMNGDAVVAVDGGTGTLSELGHALDLGKPVAGIGTHGVDGVEGIDHVETPAEAVDSVERRV; encoded by the coding sequence ATGCGAGTCAGCGTCATCGGCGGCGGACGGGTGTCCGACGAGGAGGCGGCCACGGCCGAACGAGTCGGTCGGGAACTCGCCGATCGCGGCCACGAGGTTGTCTGTGGCGGCCTCGGCGGCGTGATGGCGGCGGCCTGTCGCGGCGCGAGCGAGGCCGGCGGCCACACGATCGGGATCCTCCCGACGGAGCGCCGCGCCGACGCCAGCGACTACGTCGACACGCCGATCGCGACCGGGATGGGCAACGCGCGCAACGTCCTCGTCGTGATGAACGGCGACGCCGTCGTCGCCGTCGACGGCGGCACGGGGACGCTCTCGGAGCTGGGTCACGCGCTGGATCTCGGCAAGCCCGTCGCCGGTATCGGCACACACGGCGTCGACGGCGTCGAGGGCATCGACCACGTCGAGACACCGGCGGAAGCGGTCGATTCGGTCGAGCGCCGCGTCTGA
- a CDS encoding glutamate--cysteine ligase family protein yields MSGSELAARVRSAKDVDPEAFDRRAAEEAEQLKTAVRDGTFDNTEAIVGLELELYAVDARSGSLRRVPRGLLDLIGFEKELGLHNAEMQTSPQPLNEHGLAAQEHELKANLAPALERTARDDIRLVSDGMWTVPPTGETSTEYLCDSVEQDGVRIATNMSDAARYHTMANTDYPTGMRVEAPHVSLSADTVMPESLITSIQPHYQIPHAPDLPEYFRYALRVAGPLLALGVNAPFFPPDLYEDADDEEIVADAWMENRITVFEDVLNPADDEAPDKVRFPPDFDSVEAAIDDIVADETIVPMEVEAGQRFDDAFAHLRHKHGSYWRWIRPVFDGATEAQANARIEFRPLPGQPTVRDAVSFQAVFAGLLTALVSIEHPVRALEWETARENFYAASREGLEADLTWITSDGEETTDLDHIYGELFEAARQGLERQGLPTDAARRYVRPLRERADRRITPARWKHDHVAAAVEESAPLAEAIWGMQSTYVDHQEETLLEGTFIDWL; encoded by the coding sequence ATGTCCGGCTCCGAACTCGCGGCGCGCGTGCGATCGGCCAAGGATGTCGACCCCGAGGCGTTCGACCGGCGGGCCGCCGAGGAAGCCGAGCAGCTCAAGACGGCGGTGCGCGACGGCACCTTCGACAACACGGAGGCCATCGTCGGCCTCGAACTCGAGCTGTACGCCGTCGACGCCCGCTCGGGATCGCTCCGGCGGGTCCCCCGCGGGCTGCTCGACCTCATCGGCTTCGAGAAGGAGCTCGGCCTGCACAACGCCGAGATGCAGACCAGTCCCCAGCCGCTCAACGAGCACGGCCTCGCCGCCCAGGAGCACGAACTCAAGGCCAACCTCGCGCCCGCGCTGGAGCGGACCGCCCGCGACGACATCCGGCTGGTCAGCGACGGGATGTGGACCGTCCCGCCGACCGGCGAGACGTCCACGGAGTACCTCTGTGACTCGGTCGAACAGGACGGCGTCCGCATCGCGACCAACATGTCAGACGCCGCCCGCTACCACACGATGGCCAACACCGACTACCCGACGGGCATGCGCGTCGAGGCGCCCCACGTCTCGCTGTCGGCCGACACCGTCATGCCCGAGAGCCTCATCACCTCCATTCAACCGCACTACCAGATCCCCCACGCCCCGGACCTGCCGGAGTACTTCCGCTACGCGCTGCGAGTGGCCGGGCCGCTGCTCGCGCTCGGCGTCAACGCCCCGTTCTTCCCGCCGGACCTCTACGAGGACGCCGACGACGAGGAGATCGTCGCCGACGCCTGGATGGAGAACCGCATCACCGTCTTCGAGGACGTGCTCAACCCCGCCGACGACGAGGCACCCGACAAGGTGCGGTTCCCGCCGGACTTCGACAGCGTCGAGGCGGCCATCGACGACATCGTCGCCGACGAGACGATCGTCCCGATGGAGGTCGAGGCCGGCCAGCGCTTCGACGACGCCTTCGCCCACCTGCGGCACAAACACGGCAGCTACTGGCGGTGGATCCGCCCGGTCTTCGACGGCGCGACCGAGGCCCAGGCCAACGCCCGCATCGAGTTCCGCCCGCTGCCCGGCCAGCCGACCGTCCGCGACGCCGTCAGCTTCCAGGCCGTCTTCGCCGGCCTGCTCACCGCGCTCGTCAGCATCGAACACCCCGTCCGGGCGCTGGAGTGGGAGACCGCTCGCGAGAACTTCTACGCCGCCAGCCGCGAGGGGCTGGAGGCCGACCTCACCTGGATCACCTCCGACGGCGAGGAGACGACGGACCTCGACCACATCTACGGCGAGCTGTTCGAGGCCGCCCGGCAGGGCCTGGAGCGGCAGGGCCTCCCGACCGACGCCGCCCGCCGGTACGTCCGGCCGCTGCGCGAGCGGGCCGACCGCCGGATCACCCCCGCCCGCTGGAAACACGACCACGTCGCCGCCGCCGTCGAGGAGTCGGCCCCCCTCGCCGAGGCCATCTGGGGGATGCAGTCGACCTACGTCGACCACCAGGAGGAGACGCTGCTGGAGGGCACGTTCATCGACTGGCTCTGA
- a CDS encoding class I SAM-dependent methyltransferase: MDERDERLAVVVDKPRAEAVIDDLERAGVYDADRSVREYDEGSVSVPVTAVPDAVDYREVVRQVGEPRRRDLADYLRERGWTDEEIDRAPASWAVLGTVVLVDPGDAPRPEELGEALLDLHGAADTVLARGPITGAHREPDVTVLAGEGDTETVHREHGTTYAMDLAEVMFSPGNKAERARMGDVVQEGERVVDMFAGIGYFALPMARAGAEVTAVERNPASFEYLLENVRRNGVADRVQPYRADCRDVLEQVDAATDVRADRVVMGYYEAHEYLDSALGALEPGGVVHMHEATPEALVPDRPVERLRGAVDEHGRSVEVLETRRVKGYSEGVAHVVVDARVE, from the coding sequence ATGGACGAGCGCGACGAGCGACTGGCGGTGGTCGTCGACAAGCCCCGCGCGGAGGCGGTCATCGACGACCTGGAGCGGGCGGGCGTCTACGACGCCGACCGCTCGGTCCGCGAGTACGACGAGGGCAGCGTCTCGGTCCCGGTGACGGCGGTCCCCGACGCCGTCGACTACCGCGAGGTCGTCCGCCAGGTCGGCGAGCCGCGCCGCCGGGACCTGGCCGACTACCTCCGCGAACGCGGCTGGACGGACGAGGAGATCGACCGGGCCCCCGCCTCGTGGGCCGTGCTGGGGACGGTCGTCCTCGTCGACCCCGGGGACGCGCCCCGGCCCGAGGAGCTGGGCGAGGCGCTGCTGGATCTGCACGGCGCGGCAGACACCGTGCTGGCTCGCGGGCCGATCACGGGCGCCCACCGCGAGCCCGACGTGACGGTGCTGGCCGGCGAGGGCGACACCGAGACGGTCCACCGCGAGCACGGTACCACCTACGCGATGGACCTGGCGGAGGTGATGTTCTCGCCGGGGAACAAGGCCGAGCGGGCGCGGATGGGCGACGTAGTACAGGAGGGCGAGCGCGTCGTCGACATGTTCGCCGGCATCGGCTACTTCGCGCTCCCGATGGCCCGCGCGGGCGCGGAGGTGACCGCCGTCGAGCGCAACCCCGCGTCCTTCGAGTACCTGCTGGAGAACGTCCGCCGGAACGGCGTCGCCGACCGCGTCCAGCCCTACCGGGCGGACTGCCGGGACGTGCTGGAGCAGGTCGACGCGGCGACGGACGTGCGCGCCGACCGGGTCGTGATGGGCTACTACGAGGCCCACGAGTACCTCGACAGCGCGCTCGGGGCGCTGGAGCCCGGCGGCGTCGTCCACATGCACGAGGCGACGCCGGAGGCGCTGGTGCCCGACCGACCCGTCGAACGGCTCCGGGGCGCGGTCGACGAGCACGGGCGCTCGGTCGAGGTGCTCGAAACTCGGCGCGTCAAGGGCTACAGCGAGGGCGTGGCCCACGTCGTCGTCGACGCGCGCGTCGAGTGA
- a CDS encoding SHOCT domain-containing protein, with translation MFEALRSLGTVTRRFVALLPVLIAVATLPVALLALFNAGVVTALEIAVTGWLFATPVTAILAWVVLDLSPVDLPGSLGDRSVDLPSMLDGGASDGGESAGDDPVETLRERFANGEIDQTEFERRLDALLATEDATDGRPSDGRPGDDPSGTAGSVSAREPAAADESRAPSSDRSRAPGRDREPEST, from the coding sequence ATGTTCGAGGCCCTCCGTTCGCTCGGGACCGTGACCCGCCGGTTCGTCGCGCTCCTGCCGGTGCTGATCGCCGTCGCGACGCTGCCGGTCGCCCTGCTGGCGCTGTTCAACGCCGGCGTCGTGACCGCCCTGGAGATCGCGGTGACGGGCTGGCTGTTCGCGACGCCGGTGACCGCCATCCTCGCGTGGGTCGTCCTGGACCTGTCGCCGGTCGACCTGCCGGGGTCGCTCGGCGACCGGAGCGTCGACCTCCCCTCGATGCTCGACGGCGGAGCGTCGGACGGCGGGGAGTCGGCGGGCGACGACCCCGTCGAGACGCTCCGCGAGCGGTTCGCGAACGGCGAGATCGACCAGACCGAGTTCGAGCGCCGCCTGGACGCGCTGCTGGCGACCGAGGACGCGACCGACGGGCGGCCGAGCGACGGTCGCCCGGGCGACGACCCGTCGGGGACCGCCGGGTCCGTGTCCGCCCGCGAGCCGGCCGCCGCCGACGAGTCCCGGGCGCCGTCGAGCGACCGTTCGCGGGCGCCCGGCCGCGACCGCGAGCCCGAGTCGACCTGA
- a CDS encoding 60S ribosomal export protein NMD3 codes for MSRSGEFCPRCGDEIEADLDARPAAPGAAGPRDGDSVLCDDCYFAEFDLVDAPDRIDVRVCSRCGAVHRGNRWVDVGAEDYTDIAVEEVSEALGVHLEATDVSWEVAPEQVDENNIRMHCQFSGVVRGTLVSEEVVVPVKIARQTCERCGRIAGGSYAAIVQVRADERTPTDEEQETAREVAEAYVADREATGDRNAFITEVDEVDEGLNMKISTNQMGQGIAKRIVDRLGGSFEDYETLVTEDSDGNEVYRVTFAVRLPRYRAGEVIDPEDGDGPVLVRSVRGNLKGTRLATGEDYEASFEDGDAPEARRLGTREDAAETTVVAVEDENAVQVLDPETYAAETVPRPDYFDPDADEVPVIKHREGLHVLPDDAVDAVDAGGD; via the coding sequence ATGAGTCGCTCCGGCGAGTTCTGCCCCCGTTGCGGGGACGAGATAGAGGCGGACCTCGACGCCCGACCGGCGGCGCCGGGGGCGGCGGGGCCGCGGGACGGCGACAGCGTGCTCTGCGACGACTGTTACTTCGCGGAGTTCGACCTCGTGGACGCGCCCGACCGCATCGACGTGCGCGTCTGCTCGCGCTGCGGCGCGGTCCACCGGGGCAACCGCTGGGTCGACGTGGGCGCCGAGGACTACACCGACATCGCCGTCGAGGAGGTCTCGGAGGCGCTGGGCGTCCACCTCGAGGCGACCGACGTGAGCTGGGAGGTCGCCCCCGAGCAGGTCGACGAGAACAACATCAGGATGCACTGCCAGTTCTCCGGCGTGGTCCGCGGGACGCTCGTCTCCGAGGAGGTGGTCGTCCCCGTCAAGATCGCCCGCCAGACCTGCGAACGGTGCGGCCGGATCGCCGGGGGCTCCTACGCCGCCATCGTGCAGGTCCGCGCCGACGAGCGCACGCCGACCGACGAGGAGCAGGAGACTGCTCGGGAGGTCGCCGAGGCGTACGTCGCCGACCGGGAGGCCACCGGCGACCGCAACGCGTTCATCACGGAGGTCGACGAGGTCGACGAGGGGCTGAACATGAAGATCTCCACCAACCAGATGGGCCAGGGGATCGCCAAGCGGATCGTCGACCGCCTGGGCGGGAGCTTCGAGGACTACGAGACGCTCGTGACGGAGGACTCCGACGGCAACGAGGTCTACCGCGTGACCTTCGCCGTCCGCCTGCCCCGCTACAGAGCGGGGGAGGTCATCGATCCCGAGGACGGCGACGGGCCGGTGCTGGTCCGCAGCGTCCGGGGCAACCTCAAGGGGACCCGCCTCGCCACCGGCGAGGACTACGAGGCGAGCTTCGAGGACGGCGACGCGCCGGAGGCCCGCCGGCTCGGCACCCGCGAGGACGCCGCCGAGACCACGGTCGTCGCCGTCGAGGACGAGAACGCCGTGCAGGTGCTCGATCCCGAGACCTACGCGGCAGAGACCGTCCCGCGACCGGACTACTTCGACCCCGACGCCGACGAGGTCCCCGTGATCAAACACCGCGAGGGGCTGCACGTCCTCCCCGACGACGCCGTCGACGCCGTCGACGCCGGCGGGGACTGA